In the genome of bacterium, one region contains:
- a CDS encoding ABC transporter ATP-binding protein produces the protein MGVTVKKLSKTFTSQKSDFAAVKDVSFEVEEGSLVALLGPSGSGKSTILRMIAGLERPDAGEIYLSGEKVTTLPAQKRGVGFVFQNYALFKQLSVFDNVAFGLQVQKAKSGVIRDRVQSLLDLLGLSDLGRRFPHQLSGGQRQRVALARALAPSPKVLLLDEPFGAIDAKIRKELREWLRKLHEEVHVTSLFVTHDQEEALEICDKIYVMNHGVIEQGGSPEEIYKQPATEFVANFVGLMNIQDAVIEDSALKFGPYVFPKNGDNGWEDGDKLRVFFRPQDIYISGKPHAYAQAGKLVRRSFLGINIKLEVEADDGFRFIAIIPEHIFYQEKLAEGCSVSYQIEEFHYVNLRAGRGMRKLIFADYEI, from the coding sequence ATGGGCGTCACGGTCAAGAAACTCTCCAAAACTTTCACCAGTCAGAAGTCGGATTTCGCGGCGGTGAAGGACGTCAGCTTCGAGGTCGAGGAAGGTTCCTTGGTCGCTCTGCTCGGGCCCAGCGGCTCGGGCAAGAGCACGATTTTAAGGATGATCGCCGGCTTGGAGCGACCGGATGCCGGCGAGATTTACTTGAGCGGCGAAAAGGTCACCACCCTGCCGGCCCAAAAACGCGGCGTCGGCTTCGTCTTCCAGAACTACGCTCTCTTCAAGCAGCTCAGCGTCTTCGACAACGTCGCCTTCGGCCTCCAAGTGCAGAAGGCCAAGAGCGGCGTCATCCGGGACCGGGTCCAGAGCCTGCTCGATCTGCTGGGCTTGAGCGACCTCGGCCGGCGCTTTCCTCATCAGCTCTCCGGCGGCCAGCGCCAGCGGGTCGCCTTGGCTCGGGCCTTGGCGCCTTCGCCCAAAGTGCTGCTGCTCGACGAGCCCTTCGGCGCCATCGACGCCAAGATCCGAAAAGAGCTTCGGGAGTGGTTGCGCAAGCTCCACGAGGAAGTCCACGTCACCAGCCTTTTCGTCACTCATGACCAGGAAGAGGCCTTGGAGATCTGCGACAAGATCTACGTCATGAACCACGGCGTCATCGAGCAGGGCGGCAGCCCCGAGGAGATCTACAAGCAGCCGGCCACCGAGTTCGTCGCCAACTTCGTCGGCTTGATGAACATCCAGGACGCGGTGATCGAGGACTCGGCCCTCAAGTTCGGGCCCTACGTTTTCCCCAAGAACGGCGACAACGGCTGGGAGGATGGCGACAAGCTGCGGGTTTTCTTCCGGCCCCAGGACATCTACATTTCGGGCAAGCCCCACGCCTATGCCCAGGCCGGCAAGCTGGTGCGCCGCTCTTTCCTCGGCATCAACATCAAGCTCGAGGTCGAGGCCGACGACGGCTTTCGCTTCATTGCCATCATTCCCGAGCACATCTTCTACCAGGAGAAGCTCGCCGAAGGCTGCTCGGTTTCCTACCAGATCGAGGAATTCCACTACGTCAATCTGCGGGCCGGCCGCGGAATGCGGAAATTGATTTTCGCGGATTACGAGATTTAA